The following proteins are encoded in a genomic region of Coffea eugenioides isolate CCC68of chromosome 6, Ceug_1.0, whole genome shotgun sequence:
- the LOC113775871 gene encoding pentatricopeptide repeat-containing protein At5g48910-like produces the protein MIHNSVSKTTHTNAILGFLTEKCKSVNQLKQVHAHFLKLYLAENPSSIAPLLSFAATSKNPAFFSYARTIFQNLQYKTTFLYNTMIRGYVQSHLAKPAISCYKSMLKDGLIPNNYTFTPLFKACSLVSQEFNLAGLLVHCHVLKLCLVYDPFISSSLIEFYSSSLEMDKARMLFDEIPRRDVVLWTTMIDGYGKVGQVEEARALFEEMPERNVISWSALMAGYSRSGDFKEVLDLYGRMEEAAVKPNESVLVTVLTACAQLGALSQGLWVHSYARSCGYEDNQILATALVDMYSKCGLVELASSVFYGIVNKDSGAWNAIISGFAMNGYATRSLELFDQMVLGGTQPSEATFVAVISACTHASMVDKGLWLFEQMSSVYKVEPRLEHYACVVDLLARAGRLEEAEEFIEDKIGGISQGDANIWGALLGACRIYGNTAMGDRIWRKLANMGVTDYGTHVLSYNIYRQAGSDMEARRVWRLMEDTGMKKKPGCSAIEVNGLLEEFRAGAFVHPKAPEVCQTLDSLFNVMHLAN, from the coding sequence aTGATTCATAATTCAGTTAGTAAGACTACCCACACAAACGCCATTCTAGGATTTCTTACTGAAAAATGCAAATCTGTCAACCAGCTCAAACAAGTCCATGCCCACTTCCTCAAACTCTACCTCGCCGAGAACCCATCAAGCATTGCCCCGCTTCTCTCCTTCGCCGCCACCTCCAAGAATCCCGCTTTCTTTTCCTACGCTCGCACTATTTTCCAAAATCTTCAGTACAAGACCACCTTCTTGTACAATACCATGATCAGAGGATATGTTCAATCACATCTGGCGAAACCCGCCATTTCGTGCTATAAAAGCATGCTAAAAGACGGGCTTATTCCGAACAATTACACGTTCACGCCTTTATTTAAGGCGTGTTCCTTGGTTTCGCAGGAGTTTAATCTTGCGGGTTTATTGGTACATTGCCATGTGCTGAAATTATGTCTTGTTTATGACCCATTTATAAGTAGCTCGTTGATTGAATTTTATTCGTCGAGTCTTGAGATGGATAAAGCGCGGATGCTGTTCGATGAAATTCCCCGGAGGGATGTGGTTCTGTGGACTACGATGATTGATGGGTATGGAAAAGTGGGTCAGGTGGAAGAAGCAAGGGCTCTGTTTGAAGAAATGCCCGAGAGAAATGTGATTTCCTGGAGCGCACTAATGGCAGGGTATTCACGGTCCGGTGATTTTAAGGAAGTGCTTGATTTATACGGGCGTATGGAGGAAGCTGCTGTGAAGCCTAATGAGTCGGTGCTCGTGACTGTCCTTACTGCTTGTGCTCAACTTGGTGCTTTATCACAAGGCTTGTGGGTACACTCATATGCCAGAAGCTGTGGATACGAGGATAACCAAATATTAGCTACTGCTTTGGTTGATATGTACTCAAAATGCGGTTTGGTGGAACTGGCTTCTTCTGTATTTTACGGAATTGTCAACAAAGACAGTGGAGCATGGAATGCTATAATTTCTGGTTTTGCAATGAATGGTTACGCTACTAGATCACTTGAATTATTTGATCAAATGGTGCTCGGTGGGACTCAACCTTCTGAGGCCACGTTTGTTGCTGTCATCAGTGCTTGTACACATGCAAGTATGGTTGACAAAGGCCTCTGGTTATTTGAACAAATGAGTAGTGTTTATAAGGTTGAACCAAGGCTTGAGCATTATGCATGTGTGGTTGACCTTTTGGCTAGAGCCGGTAGGTTGGAAGAGGCTGAGGAATTCATTGAAGACAAAATTGGAGGAATTAGCCAAGGTGATGCTAATATCTGGGGTGCTTTACTTGGTGCTTGTAGAATTTATGGCAATACAGCAATGGGGGATAGAATATGGAGAAAACTAGCTAACATGGGAGTAACAGATTATGGGACTCACGTCCTTTCATATAACATTTACAGGCAAGCCGGCAGTGACATGGAAGCAAGAAGAGTTTGGAGACTGATGGAGGACACAGGAATGAAGAAGAAGCCAGGTTGTAGTGCTATAGAGGTCAATGGTTTGCTTGAAGAGTTCCGTGCTGGTGCCTTCGTGCATCCCAAAGCACCAGAAGTGTGCCAGACGCTTGATTCTTTGTTCAATGTAATGCATCTTGCTAACTGA
- the LOC113773369 gene encoding beta-glucuronosyltransferase GlcAT14B-like, whose protein sequence is METNKPLKSKKWALPLMFSISISCCLTIVSVFSANPFEQRSKNIKDEVPVFVESKLHVAPTQPFPRIPRLAYLISGSSGDGESLKRTLMALYHPLNQYAVHLDLEASVEERLELVNFVKNESLFEEAGNVRVIVRSNLVTYRGPTMVANTLHAAAILLKEGGDWDWFINLSASDYPLLTQDDILHTLSTVPRELNFIEHTSDIGWKEYQRAKPVIIDPGLYSLKKSDVFWVTQKRSVPTAFKLFTGSAWMMLSRPFIEYCIWGWDNLPRIVLMYYANFLSSPEGYFHTVICNAKEFRNTTVNHDLHFISWDNPPKQHPHFLTDNDYQRMVDSNAPFARKFGRDVAVLGRIDSELLGRKADGFVPGSWFDGGTNRTDLRYIIRNITTLRPGPGAERFKNLINSLLADKDFDVKHCI, encoded by the exons ATGGAGACTAATAAACCATTGAAAAGCAAAAAATGGGCTCTTCCTCTCATGTTCTCAATTTCAATCTCATGTTGTCTTACCATTGTTTCTGTTTTTAGTGCCAACCCTTTTGAGCAAAGATCCAAGAACATCAAAGATGAAGTTCCAGTCTTTGTCGAATCAAAGTTGCATGTAGCTCCGACTCAGCCCTTTCCAAGAATTCCAAGACTGGCTTATTTGATCTCTGGTTCTAGCGGTGATGGTGAGAGCTTGAAGAGGACGCTCATGGCCCTTTATCACCCGTTGAATCAGTATGCGGTGCATTTGGACCTCGAGGCTTCCGTTGAGGAGAGACTGGAGCTGGTGAATTTTGTAAAGAATGAATCTTTATTTGAGGAAGCTGGGAATGTGAGGGTCATTGTGAGATCCAATTTAGTGACTTATAGAGGGCCTACTATGGTTGCTAATACCCTTCATGCTGCTGCTATTTTGTTGAAAGAAGGCGGAGATTGGGACTGGTTTATCAATTTGAGTGCTTCAGATTATCCTCTGCTCACCCAAGATG ATATCCTTCACACTTTATCTACTGTTCCTAGAGAACTTAATTTTATTGAGCACACAAGCGACATTGGTTGGAAGGA GTATCAAAGGGCGAAGCCTGTTATAATTGATCCGGGACTCTATAGCCTGAAAAAATCAGATGTCTTTTGGGTCACACAGAAAAGGAGCGTGCCTACAGCATTCAAACTCTTTACTG GTTCTGCTTGGATGATGCTGTCTCGCCCTTTCATTGAGTACTGCATTTGGGGTTGGGATAACCTACCTCGGATAGTCTTAATGTACTATGCCAACTTTCTTTCTTCACCAGAGGGATATTTTCACACAGTGATCTGTAATGCAAAAGAGTTTCGAAATACCACAGTGAATCATGACCTCCATTTCATATCCTGGGACAACCCTCCAAAGCAGCACCCTCATTTCCTCACAGACAATGATTACCAGAGAATGGTAGACAGCAATGCTCCTTTTGCCCGAAAATTTGGCAGAGATGTAGCTGTTCTTGGAAGGATTGATTCTGAGCTTTTGGGCCGTAAAGCAGATGGCTTCGTCCCAGGCAGTTGGTTTGATGGTGGGACAAATAGAACTGATCTTCGGTATATTATTAGAAATATAACTACCCTTAGGCCTGGGCCTGGTGCAGAAAGATTCAAAAATCTGATAAACAGTTTGTTAGCTGATAAAGATTTTGATGTGAAGCATTGCATCTAG
- the LOC113773086 gene encoding probable sugar phosphate/phosphate translocator At5g25400, producing MGKGGVSEGVLKKIILSYTYVAIWIFLSFTVIVYNKYILDRKMYNWPYPISLTMIHMAFCSSLAYLLVRVFKLVEPVSMSWDLYVKSVVPIGLLYAVSLWLSNSAYIYLSVSFIQMLKALMPVAVYSIGILFKKEQFKTNVMANMVSISVGVAIAAYGEAKFDTWGVILQLGAVAFEATRLVMIQILLNSKGITLNPITSLYYVAPCCLVFLTVPWLVVEYPVLKETSSFHLDFFVFGTNSFCAFALNLAVFLLVGKTSALTMNVAGVVKDWLLIAFSWSVIKDAVTLVNLIGYALAFLGVCYYNHAKFVAMKAKEAEEAQRKAAQADEEAGRLLEEREESGAKKSESQD from the coding sequence ATGGGGAAAGGAGGGGTTAGCGAAGGCGTTCTGAAGAAGATCATCTTGTCCTACACCTATGTGGCGATCTGGATCTTCTTATCCTTCACTGTTATCGTCTACAATAAGTACATCTTGGATCGCAAGATGTACAATTGGCCCTACCCGATTTCCCTGACCATGATCCACATGGCCTTTTGCTCCTCCTTAGCGTACCTTCTCGTCCGGGTCTTCAAGTTGGTTGAACCCGTTTCCATGTCTTGGGATCTCTATGTCAAATCTGTTGTCCCCATTGGTCTTCTTTATGCGGTATCTCTATGGCTTTCTAATTCTGCTTATATTTATTTGTCTGTTTCTTTCATCCAAATGCTCAAGGCCTTGATGCCCGTTGCTGTTTATTCAATTGGGATCCTTTTTAAGAAAGAGCAATTTAAGACTAATGTCATGGCTAATATGGTTTCCATCTCTGTTGGGGTTGCCATTGCTGCTTATGGGGAGGCCAAGTTCGATACCTGGGGGGTTATTTTGCAGCTTGGTGCTGTGGCTTTTGAGGCAACTAGGCTTGTTATGATTCAGATTTTGTTGAATTCAAAGGGGATCACCTTGAATCCAATTACTTCCCTGTACTATGTTGCGCCATGCTGTTTGGTTTTCTTGACTGTTCCTTGGTTGGTCGTGGAATATCCCGTGTTGAAGGAGACTTCAAGTTTCCATCTTGATTTTTTCGTATTTGGGACCAATTCTTTCTGTGCTTTTGCTCTGAATCTCGCGGTGTTTTTGCTCGTTGGAAAGACATCTGCTTTGACAATGAATGTGGCTGGTGTTGTTAAGGATTGGTTGTTGATCGCATTTTCATGGTCCGTGATTAAGGATGCAGTTACCTTGGTGAACTTGATTGGCTATGCTCTGGCTTTCTTGGGAGTCTGTTATTACAATCATGCTAAATTTGTGGCAATGAAGGCTAAGGAGGCTGAGGAAGCACAGAGGAAAGCTGCCCAAGCTGATGAAGAGGCTGGCAGGTTGCTTGAGGAAAGAGAGGAGTCTGGTGCTAAGAAGTCCGAGTCACAGGATTAA